A part of Bacteroidia bacterium genomic DNA contains:
- a CDS encoding glycosyltransferase family 4 protein, with amino-acid sequence MNIALIHHRLTRNGGLETRLINYIHAFHAKGHRVTVVCGKADATIPVPEQVTVVELGFGFLPKKFRRYAFEQRVRRYMDVHKFDFSLSLERTSSQEVVLAPSNHLGFLHAMNRKGKGFSDKMEIGMDRRAFQNSRLILAASAMIEEELLSLYHIPKEKIRVLFPPLDINTFNYQLRPERTRLRNQFGMDPQKLSFVFVSTSHKRKGLPLLLEVFDRLKDGPFELKIAGKGSHSGTLPANVSFIGYVQHTEELFTAADFTIHPAKYEPFGQIVSESVACGTPVLISHKVGAAEIISENEGIVIHGFEAVEWEKTIRNLPNRTFSPAPDFAGLHKLSVSDHIDRMLELALR; translated from the coding sequence TTGAATATTGCCCTGATCCATCACCGCCTCACCCGAAACGGGGGCCTTGAGACCCGGCTGATCAATTATATCCATGCCTTCCATGCCAAAGGCCATCGGGTAACGGTTGTCTGCGGAAAAGCTGATGCCACAATACCTGTTCCAGAACAAGTAACTGTTGTTGAGCTGGGCTTTGGATTTCTGCCAAAGAAGTTCAGACGCTATGCTTTTGAGCAGCGTGTCAGGCGCTATATGGATGTACATAAGTTTGATTTTAGTCTTTCACTGGAACGCACTTCCAGCCAGGAGGTAGTACTGGCCCCTTCCAATCACCTGGGTTTTCTGCATGCCATGAACCGAAAGGGCAAAGGGTTTTCCGACAAAATGGAAATCGGTATGGACCGAAGGGCTTTTCAAAATTCCCGCCTGATCTTAGCCGCTTCTGCCATGATTGAGGAAGAACTCCTGTCGCTTTACCACATTCCGAAGGAAAAAATCCGGGTACTGTTTCCGCCGCTCGATATAAATACTTTCAATTACCAGCTTCGCCCGGAACGCACACGCCTTCGCAATCAGTTTGGTATGGACCCCCAAAAGTTATCATTCGTATTTGTCTCTACCAGTCATAAAAGAAAAGGGCTGCCCCTTCTGCTTGAAGTATTTGACAGACTGAAAGACGGCCCGTTTGAACTTAAAATTGCCGGCAAGGGATCACATTCCGGTACCTTACCTGCCAATGTTTCCTTCATCGGTTATGTGCAGCATACGGAGGAATTATTTACCGCGGCAGATTTCACTATTCATCCCGCGAAGTATGAGCCTTTTGGCCAGATTGTTTCCGAATCCGTAGCTTGCGGAACGCCGGTTTTGATCTCCCATAAAGTCGGGGCCGCAGAAATCATATCTGAAAACGAAGGTATCGTCATTCACGGATTTGAAGCGGTCGAATGGGAAAAAACCATTAGAAACCTGCCAAATCGTACTTTTTCCCCTGCACCTGACTTTGCCGGCCTGCACAAACTTTCAGTTTCCGATCATATTGACCGGATGCTCGAACTTGCCCTCCGGTAA
- a CDS encoding amidophosphoribosyltransferase, whose translation MSDQIKHECGIGLIRLLQPLDYYEEKYGTALWGLNQMYYLMEKQRNRGQDGAGLASIKLNTKPGRPYMARIRENQSSPWTKLFKKIEDRLAEIKKHYPDSWDNATFLKQNFEYAGEVMLGHLRYGTHGSYSIDACHPVIRTNEYINRSLAIAGNFNLTNVDYLFQKLVELGQHPKYMTDTETMLERIGHFLDIANDHLYRKFKKEGYTRNEITNLISEELNLNKVLKNAASAWDGGYVIGGIIGNGDAFVVRDPNGIRPCFYFENDEVVVAASERAAISTIFNLPPADITELPRGYSLTVKADGKVKVKPFTEQGERRSCSFERIYFSRGNDPEIYQERKKLGEYVVPKVLDSIQQDLDNTIFGYIPNTAESAFEGMVKQLEQHLTDQKIEWIQELGAKAKPEDISRILNMRPRVEKVIHKDDKLRTFIAADSSRDDMVSHVYDITGGISDPGKNNLVLIDDSIVRGTTLKRSILHMLARLKPKKIVIVSSAPQIRYPDCYGIDMSQIEKLVAFSATIQLLKDTGKQSVIDEVYKKIIQMKAEGTMSEKNVVKEIYAPFTEDEVSAKITEMVRPPDFAFEMEIIYQPLENLAKAMPKFTGDWYFSGNYPTPGGNKIVNQSFINYYEGKNERAYQVDIA comes from the coding sequence GTGAGCGACCAGATCAAACATGAATGCGGTATCGGCCTGATACGATTACTCCAACCTTTGGATTACTACGAAGAGAAATACGGTACGGCCCTATGGGGACTAAACCAGATGTATTATCTCATGGAAAAACAGCGTAACCGGGGCCAGGATGGTGCCGGACTCGCCAGTATCAAGCTGAATACCAAACCCGGTCGCCCATATATGGCCCGAATCCGGGAAAATCAATCTTCCCCGTGGACCAAACTCTTCAAAAAAATTGAAGACCGGTTGGCGGAAATCAAAAAACACTATCCCGACTCCTGGGATAATGCGACTTTCCTAAAGCAAAACTTTGAGTACGCCGGGGAAGTAATGCTGGGACACCTCCGCTACGGCACCCATGGCAGTTATTCGATTGATGCCTGCCACCCCGTCATTCGTACCAACGAATATATCAACCGGAGCCTGGCCATTGCCGGAAATTTTAACCTCACCAATGTTGACTACCTTTTCCAGAAACTTGTGGAACTGGGGCAACATCCCAAGTATATGACCGATACAGAAACCATGCTCGAGCGTATTGGGCATTTTCTGGACATCGCCAATGACCACCTCTACCGAAAGTTTAAAAAGGAAGGTTATACCCGCAACGAAATTACCAACCTGATCAGCGAAGAACTTAACCTCAATAAAGTCCTTAAAAACGCAGCTTCAGCATGGGACGGCGGTTACGTAATCGGAGGCATCATCGGCAACGGTGATGCCTTTGTCGTTAGAGACCCCAACGGCATCAGGCCTTGTTTCTATTTTGAAAATGATGAGGTGGTGGTTGCCGCCTCTGAGCGTGCTGCTATCAGTACGATTTTCAATCTTCCCCCCGCAGATATTACAGAACTTCCCCGCGGATACTCCCTGACCGTTAAGGCAGATGGAAAAGTTAAAGTAAAACCATTTACTGAACAGGGTGAACGACGCAGTTGTTCTTTCGAAAGAATCTACTTCTCCCGCGGCAATGATCCTGAGATCTACCAGGAAAGAAAAAAACTCGGGGAATATGTTGTGCCAAAAGTGCTCGACAGCATTCAGCAAGACCTTGACAATACCATATTTGGCTATATTCCCAATACTGCTGAAAGTGCATTCGAAGGAATGGTCAAACAACTTGAACAACACCTTACCGACCAAAAAATAGAATGGATTCAGGAACTGGGCGCCAAAGCCAAACCTGAAGACATTAGCCGTATCCTCAATATGCGGCCCCGGGTCGAAAAAGTGATACACAAAGATGACAAACTCCGCACCTTTATTGCAGCAGACTCCTCCCGCGACGATATGGTGTCTCATGTCTATGATATTACCGGAGGTATAAGCGATCCGGGAAAAAATAACCTGGTCCTTATCGACGACTCTATCGTAAGAGGTACTACCCTGAAAAGAAGTATCCTCCATATGCTGGCAAGGCTTAAACCTAAAAAAATTGTCATCGTCTCCTCCGCCCCGCAAATCCGTTACCCGGACTGCTATGGGATTGATATGTCTCAGATCGAAAAGCTGGTCGCATTCTCCGCTACCATTCAATTGCTGAAAGATACCGGCAAACAGTCTGTCATCGATGAGGTTTACAAAAAAATCATCCAGATGAAGGCAGAAGGCACCATGTCTGAGAAAAATGTGGTAAAGGAAATTTACGCGCCTTTCACCGAAGATGAAGTTTCTGCAAAAATCACCGAAATGGTGAGACCGCCGGATTTTGCCTTTGAGATGGAGATTATCTACCAACCACTGGAAAATCTCGCCAAAGCAATGCCTAAGTTTACCGGCGACTGGTATTTCTCCGGCAACTACCCGACTCCCGGTGGAAACAAAATTGTCAATCAGTCCTTCATCAACTATTACGAAGGAAAAAATGAACGTGCTTATCAGGTTGATATCGCTTAA
- the hpt gene encoding hypoxanthine phosphoribosyltransferase, which produces MEEVTIKDKIFTPYIGENDLQSRIRALARELNEIYSSKTPLLVPVLNGAFLFTADLIREMNTGPEVHFIRVSSYGNEMTSSGNMKVPIGLETEIRDRHVLIIEDIVDSGFTCDYLMDYFISFHPASVKIATLLYKPLSHKGKYKPDFVGFEIPPEFVVGYGLDYAQLGRELKGIYRLKPQE; this is translated from the coding sequence ATGGAAGAAGTAACAATAAAAGATAAAATTTTCACTCCTTATATCGGTGAAAATGACCTCCAGTCTCGTATAAGGGCGCTTGCCCGTGAGTTAAACGAAATCTATTCGTCTAAAACTCCTTTGCTGGTTCCTGTATTAAATGGTGCATTTTTATTTACTGCTGACCTGATTCGTGAAATGAACACGGGGCCGGAAGTGCATTTTATCAGAGTTTCTTCTTATGGAAATGAGATGACCAGCTCCGGAAATATGAAGGTTCCCATCGGATTGGAAACAGAAATCAGAGACCGGCACGTACTGATTATTGAAGATATCGTTGACTCTGGTTTTACCTGTGATTATCTGATGGATTATTTTATTTCCTTCCACCCGGCTTCGGTAAAAATTGCCACACTTTTGTACAAACCTCTCAGTCACAAAGGGAAATATAAACCTGATTTTGTAGGGTTTGAAATCCCTCCGGAATTTGTCGTGGGGTATGGTCTCGACTACGCGCAACTTGGGCGCGAACTGAAAGGGATTTACCGACTAAAACCTCAGGAATAA
- a CDS encoding membrane or secreted protein: MKTITTCYSKGYFLLIIPAFLLISGVSRFDSHSFFAENALVGAWEMVQYNGEKPPVKIVQIFSRNYFMSTNYDLENKVFESSMGGFYEMNGSSVTVTIDYHTRDTSMIGQSFSFKIKSPDEQTLTWKGKIKEEKITAVCTRIDAGDTPLAGAWAIGRRVGQTGEMREMTPGPRKTIKILSATRFQWTAMNTETKEFFGTGGGTYSLKDGVYTENIEFFSRDSTRVGASLSFEGKVEGDEWFHSGQSSRGLPINEVWIRQ; the protein is encoded by the coding sequence ATGAAAACGATTACTACCTGCTATTCGAAGGGATATTTTCTCCTGATTATCCCGGCTTTTCTATTGATTTCCGGTGTTTCACGTTTTGATTCCCATTCTTTCTTTGCCGAAAATGCCTTGGTAGGTGCCTGGGAAATGGTACAATACAATGGTGAAAAACCGCCTGTGAAAATTGTTCAGATCTTTTCCCGCAATTATTTCATGTCCACCAATTACGATCTGGAAAATAAGGTGTTTGAAAGCTCCATGGGTGGATTTTATGAGATGAATGGCAGCTCGGTTACGGTTACGATTGACTATCATACCCGGGATACCAGTATGATAGGGCAATCATTTTCCTTTAAAATTAAATCTCCCGATGAACAGACCCTCACCTGGAAAGGGAAAATCAAAGAAGAAAAGATCACGGCTGTTTGTACCAGAATCGATGCCGGTGATACACCGCTTGCCGGTGCATGGGCAATCGGGCGCAGGGTCGGTCAGACTGGCGAAATGCGCGAAATGACCCCGGGTCCCCGCAAAACAATCAAGATCCTCTCCGCAACCCGTTTCCAGTGGACAGCCATGAATACCGAAACCAAAGAATTTTTTGGTACGGGTGGCGGCACTTACTCGCTCAAGGACGGGGTTTATACTGAGAATATCGAATTTTTCTCCCGCGACTCTACCCGTGTAGGGGCCAGTCTCTCATTCGAAGGAAAAGTAGAAGGGGATGAATGGTTTCATAGCGGTCAAAGCAGCCGTGGCCTGCCTATCAATGAGGTCTGGATCAGACAATAA
- a CDS encoding glucosamine-6-phosphate deaminase — protein MNISTLDTPQALGKAAAARAAELIAAAIAERGSANIILATGASQFEVLSHLATADGIDWAKVTMFHLDEYIGISSSHPASFQKYLQERFVDLVTPLRSVNFVRGDAADPAEECRRVGKIIQNHPIDVALIGIGENGHLAFNDPPADFETEEPYIVVQLDDACRRQQLGEGWFPSFDAVPDRAISMSIRHILESRCLIVSVPDERKALAVRNAVLGEITPQCPASVLRTHNNCHLFLDTFSASLL, from the coding sequence ATGAACATTTCTACCCTGGATACTCCACAGGCTTTGGGAAAAGCTGCTGCCGCCCGTGCTGCGGAGCTGATCGCTGCTGCCATTGCTGAAAGAGGTTCTGCCAATATTATTCTCGCTACCGGCGCCAGTCAGTTTGAAGTACTCAGCCATTTGGCGACTGCCGATGGGATCGACTGGGCAAAAGTAACGATGTTTCACCTCGACGAATATATTGGTATCTCTTCGTCACACCCTGCAAGCTTTCAAAAATACCTGCAGGAGCGGTTTGTTGATCTTGTGACTCCGCTTCGCTCCGTAAATTTTGTGCGTGGCGACGCTGCCGATCCCGCTGAAGAGTGCCGGCGTGTGGGCAAAATTATTCAAAATCATCCGATCGATGTAGCGCTGATCGGGATCGGAGAAAATGGCCACCTGGCATTTAATGATCCTCCGGCAGACTTTGAGACCGAAGAACCCTATATTGTTGTGCAGCTTGACGATGCCTGCCGGAGACAGCAACTGGGGGAGGGCTGGTTTCCCAGTTTTGATGCGGTACCTGACAGAGCGATTTCTATGAGCATCAGACATATACTGGAAAGCCGCTGCCTGATTGTATCTGTTCCGGATGAAAGAAAAGCGCTGGCGGTAAGAAATGCCGTTTTGGGCGAAATTACGCCCCAATGTCCGGCTTCAGTCTTGCGCACACACAACAATTGTCATCTTTTCCTCGACACCTTTTCAGCCTCATTATTATGA
- a CDS encoding sodium:solute symporter family protein, producing MNNLDLWVVIIYFIGITAYGLWVSRRTRTSDGYFMGGHKLRWWTMMGQAFGTGTHAEMPVGLAGATYSLGFATIWYQWKNMLITPFYWFMAPWYRRSERTTIAGMMTDRYGKGMGLFYTIYAVLFFVFTMGVMLKGAAKVISIASGETISPEGVVIGMTLAFMVYSFVGGLVASAHTEFIQAFLIIVLSFLLIPSGLSQVGGFAGMREVLPPDFFQLFSEASGLTGFTIAMLAINGIVGITAQPHMMTMFASGNTEVAGRVGQTYGTFVKRLVTIGWALTGMVVAALVIKTGAELSDPEHAFGYATRVLLGPGLTGLMVACILAANMSTCANFMVNLGALFTRDIYQTYINPDVEDQQALRIGRISGLALTMAGVGFALIVENVLSAFLFVETISAFIGLMILGAVLWKRANRYGAFAAVMTSYISYYIFNYFEAGKVWQFIYSWQPAPFGWAILIGVVALVVVSLLTPAEDQGLIDRFFTKMQSVATVDRKEGEPIEAEKLGRGLIMLDVPGWFHKGRWDNFLARYREDWWGFWLAWLFVGLLILVAWGVMQL from the coding sequence ATGAATAACCTCGACCTTTGGGTAGTCATTATCTATTTTATCGGGATCACCGCCTACGGCCTTTGGGTTTCGAGGCGTACCCGCACCTCTGACGGGTATTTTATGGGCGGCCATAAACTCCGGTGGTGGACCATGATGGGCCAGGCCTTTGGCACGGGTACCCACGCCGAGATGCCGGTAGGACTCGCCGGCGCTACCTATTCACTCGGTTTTGCCACGATCTGGTACCAGTGGAAAAATATGCTGATCACGCCATTCTACTGGTTTATGGCTCCCTGGTACAGACGGAGTGAACGCACGACCATTGCGGGGATGATGACTGACAGGTATGGCAAGGGAATGGGGTTGTTTTATACCATCTATGCCGTCCTGTTTTTTGTGTTTACCATGGGCGTGATGCTGAAAGGTGCGGCTAAAGTCATCTCAATCGCCTCGGGCGAAACCATTTCTCCCGAAGGGGTAGTGATCGGTATGACCCTGGCTTTTATGGTTTACAGTTTTGTCGGCGGATTGGTCGCTTCTGCCCATACAGAGTTTATTCAGGCATTTCTGATTATTGTGCTTTCGTTTTTGCTGATTCCTTCAGGTTTGAGCCAGGTGGGCGGATTTGCCGGAATGCGCGAAGTGCTTCCGCCGGATTTTTTCCAGCTTTTCAGTGAGGCGAGCGGGCTTACGGGGTTTACGATTGCGATGCTTGCGATAAATGGAATAGTGGGGATAACCGCCCAGCCGCATATGATGACGATGTTTGCCTCTGGAAATACGGAAGTAGCCGGAAGGGTAGGGCAGACCTATGGCACCTTTGTCAAGAGGCTGGTAACCATCGGCTGGGCACTTACAGGCATGGTGGTTGCTGCATTGGTGATCAAAACCGGTGCAGAACTTTCTGATCCGGAGCATGCTTTTGGCTATGCGACAAGGGTATTACTGGGGCCGGGGCTTACAGGATTGATGGTTGCGTGTATTCTCGCAGCGAATATGTCTACCTGCGCCAACTTTATGGTGAATCTGGGGGCATTGTTTACCCGCGACATTTACCAGACCTACATCAATCCTGATGTGGAGGACCAGCAGGCGCTGAGAATCGGTCGTATCTCCGGCCTTGCCCTTACGATGGCGGGTGTAGGTTTTGCGCTGATTGTGGAGAATGTACTTTCGGCATTTTTGTTTGTCGAAACAATCTCCGCCTTTATCGGGCTGATGATACTGGGAGCGGTATTGTGGAAACGTGCCAATCGCTATGGAGCATTTGCGGCAGTAATGACGTCGTATATCTCGTACTATATTTTCAATTATTTTGAAGCTGGCAAAGTCTGGCAGTTTATCTACTCCTGGCAGCCGGCGCCTTTTGGCTGGGCGATATTGATTGGTGTGGTGGCGTTGGTGGTGGTAAGTCTGCTTACACCGGCAGAGGATCAGGGGTTGATCGACAGATTTTTCACCAAAATGCAATCAGTCGCCACTGTGGACAGAAAAGAAGGCGAACCCATCGAAGCAGAGAAACTGGGCAGGGGGCTGATCATGCTCGATGTGCCTGGCTGGTTTCACAAAGGTCGCTGGGACAACTTTCTGGCGCGATACCGCGAAGACTGGTGGGGATTCTGGCTGGCCTGGCTGTTTGTGGGACTACTGATTCTGGTTGCGTGGGGAGTGATGCAGTTGTGA
- a CDS encoding Txe/YoeB family addiction module toxin has translation MKYVFVEESWEDYLYWQKTDKNKLKRINDLLKDISRNPFEGIGKPEPLKYKYAGFWSRRIDGEHRLVYQVKDDEILIAKCRFHYD, from the coding sequence ATGAAATATGTTTTTGTGGAGGAATCATGGGAAGATTATCTGTATTGGCAAAAAACAGATAAGAATAAATTAAAACGGATTAACGATCTGCTCAAAGACATTTCCCGAAATCCTTTTGAAGGCATTGGAAAACCAGAGCCACTTAAATATAAGTATGCAGGGTTTTGGTCCCGTAGAATTGACGGCGAACATCGTTTGGTTTACCAGGTAAAAGATGATGAGATTTTAATTGCCAAATGCCGCTTTCATTATGACTAA
- a CDS encoding type II toxin-antitoxin system prevent-host-death family antitoxin yields MLTTTLSDFRKDIKRYFDRVTQNFEILIINRGKDNGVVIMSLAEYNSLCATQHELSSKENERRLDAAIEKLKSGNSSSQNLIEE; encoded by the coding sequence ATGCTTACCACAACCTTATCCGATTTCAGAAAAGACATTAAGCGTTACTTCGACAGAGTTACTCAAAATTTTGAAATACTTATCATTAACCGAGGTAAAGATAATGGGGTTGTAATTATGTCTTTGGCAGAATACAATTCTTTATGTGCTACTCAACACGAGCTTTCATCGAAAGAAAATGAGAGAAGACTGGACGCTGCAATAGAGAAACTCAAGTCCGGAAATTCCAGCAGTCAAAATCTGATTGAGGAATGA
- a CDS encoding GNAT family N-acetyltransferase, whose amino-acid sequence MFPSISFRFLSSQNFSGAMTLKNEAGWNQVEADWEFFLNISPQGCFVAEYENQVIGTAATINYSHRFSWVSMVLVDPKFRGQGIARRLMELAIESVADLGLVRLDASDMGRPLYEKMGFVAECQIVRLLRSPGAAAEYFPQGMGPISADNLEAVCEADQQVFGADRRGVLTNFLNRGPGNGWVKIVDGKVSGYIFTRNGTKAFHIGPLVAEDMETARELLLEMIHLHREKVIMLDTFASHTDWLNILKEAGFEPVRFLTRMNLDKNVEFGITARQYALAGLEFG is encoded by the coding sequence ATGTTTCCTTCCATATCCTTTCGTTTTCTTTCGAGCCAGAATTTTTCCGGCGCAATGACACTCAAAAATGAAGCTGGCTGGAATCAGGTCGAAGCTGACTGGGAATTTTTTCTCAACATCTCCCCGCAAGGCTGTTTTGTAGCCGAATATGAAAACCAGGTCATCGGCACTGCCGCCACGATCAATTACAGCCACCGGTTTTCGTGGGTGAGTATGGTGCTGGTAGATCCGAAATTCAGGGGGCAGGGCATCGCCCGGCGGCTGATGGAACTGGCGATCGAGTCGGTAGCAGATCTGGGCCTGGTGCGCCTCGATGCTTCAGATATGGGCAGGCCGTTGTATGAGAAAATGGGGTTTGTGGCAGAATGTCAGATCGTGCGCCTGCTCCGGTCTCCCGGTGCGGCGGCAGAATATTTTCCTCAGGGAATGGGCCCCATTTCAGCCGATAACCTGGAAGCAGTCTGCGAAGCAGACCAACAGGTATTTGGCGCGGATAGAAGGGGGGTTCTAACCAATTTTCTGAATCGCGGGCCAGGTAATGGATGGGTAAAAATAGTAGATGGAAAGGTATCGGGATATATATTTACCCGTAATGGAACCAAAGCCTTTCACATCGGCCCGCTGGTGGCAGAGGATATGGAGACGGCCCGGGAACTACTTCTGGAAATGATTCATCTTCACCGCGAAAAAGTGATAATGCTCGACACCTTTGCCAGCCATACAGACTGGCTGAACATATTGAAAGAAGCGGGCTTTGAGCCGGTACGGTTTCTTACCCGCATGAATCTGGACAAAAATGTAGAATTTGGCATCACCGCCCGGCAATACGCCCTGGCAGGGCTGGAGTTTGGGTGA
- a CDS encoding type II toxin-antitoxin system VapC family toxin, with amino-acid sequence MSYIIDTHILIWQEEGNSLLKPELRRLIEETPEDIFISHASIWEIVIKSSLGKLKMSIPVDQLEAHLIQRGYRLLNFSFGAYQQLLKLPFHHGDPFDRMLIAQAIDEDCIIISQDNIFSRYPVQLLSQ; translated from the coding sequence TTGAGTTATATTATTGATACCCATATACTGATCTGGCAGGAAGAAGGGAATTCTCTGTTGAAGCCAGAATTGCGAAGGCTGATTGAGGAAACCCCAGAAGATATTTTCATCAGTCATGCTTCTATCTGGGAAATAGTCATTAAATCAAGTTTAGGAAAATTAAAAATGTCTATTCCCGTAGACCAACTGGAAGCACATCTCATCCAAAGAGGATATCGGTTATTAAATTTTAGTTTTGGTGCCTATCAGCAGTTATTAAAACTTCCATTCCATCATGGGGATCCTTTCGATAGGATGCTAATAGCACAGGCAATTGATGAAGATTGTATCATTATTTCTCAGGATAATATCTTTTCCCGGTATCCAGTACAACTTTTATCGCAATGA
- a CDS encoding DUF2281 domain-containing protein encodes MPSTFPNLESAREELINWIVNLRQEEWIMRLWQIKQKVEKSPFKQLKSRRTFGGGKGVFTYISPDFDAPLDDFKDYMP; translated from the coding sequence ATGCCTTCAACTTTCCCAAATCTTGAATCTGCCAGGGAAGAATTGATAAACTGGATAGTCAACCTGCGCCAGGAAGAATGGATTATGCGTTTATGGCAGATTAAGCAAAAGGTGGAGAAATCACCTTTCAAACAATTGAAATCCCGGCGCACCTTTGGGGGAGGCAAAGGGGTATTTACTTATATTAGCCCGGATTTTGATGCACCTTTAGATGATTTTAAGGATTATATGCCTTGA
- a CDS encoding T9SS type A sorting domain-containing protein: protein MAKNRKLNLRNSAHFSLRQKVVLGILTGGLILAGILATLKTEQSQSDVSAFDSMSLKGNAVKNSDGSFTLTPNAGGKAGAAWFAERISLNNSFIFEMDINFGSSDYGADGIAFVFQNSSSKKNAIGTGGGGQGYAGITPSLTIEFDTYYNGSSVHDLADDHISYIKNGNQGNVISSTACISPSCANVEDGATHSVKIEWIPDSHTLNTYYEGNLRVSYTGDIVTSIFSGQEWVYFGMTAATGGATNLQKFFPTAFQATGESNSFPVEWLYIDAKEENGNGVVTWGTAKELNADYFAVERSTDGQEFKELDRVAAAGTSNERLDYSFTDYQISAVKNYYRLRQVDYDGQFNYSDVVELSLNAANIKPEIHIWPNPAKTMVHFTAKGFSEKGGQATAISITGQQIWKGTISAGAEQELDVSSWPRGTYYFTITDGTNQARQTLVVE, encoded by the coding sequence ATGGCAAAAAACCGAAAACTCAACCTTCGCAATTCCGCCCATTTTTCTTTAAGGCAAAAAGTAGTTCTGGGTATTCTGACCGGGGGACTGATCCTCGCAGGCATTCTGGCTACTCTTAAAACCGAACAATCTCAGAGTGATGTATCTGCCTTCGACTCCATGTCACTCAAAGGAAATGCCGTAAAAAATTCGGATGGCAGCTTTACCCTTACACCCAATGCTGGTGGCAAAGCTGGTGCAGCCTGGTTTGCAGAACGGATATCTTTAAATAATTCCTTTATATTCGAAATGGACATCAATTTTGGCAGTAGTGATTACGGTGCAGACGGAATTGCTTTCGTATTTCAAAATTCCAGCTCGAAAAAAAATGCTATAGGCACAGGCGGCGGTGGCCAGGGTTATGCAGGTATCACGCCCTCCCTTACCATTGAATTTGACACCTATTACAATGGCTCAAGTGTGCATGATCTTGCAGATGATCATATTAGTTATATAAAAAATGGAAACCAGGGAAATGTAATTTCCAGTACAGCCTGTATTTCGCCATCCTGTGCCAATGTAGAAGATGGCGCCACCCATTCTGTAAAAATCGAATGGATTCCCGATTCCCATACACTGAATACCTATTACGAAGGAAATTTGCGGGTGAGTTATACCGGTGATATTGTCACCAGTATATTCAGCGGGCAGGAATGGGTATATTTTGGCATGACAGCAGCAACCGGGGGCGCAACCAATCTGCAAAAGTTTTTCCCCACCGCTTTTCAGGCAACCGGTGAAAGCAATTCTTTTCCGGTCGAATGGCTGTATATCGATGCAAAAGAAGAAAATGGCAACGGTGTCGTTACGTGGGGCACAGCCAAAGAGTTGAATGCAGATTATTTTGCGGTTGAGCGTTCTACCGATGGACAGGAATTCAAAGAACTGGACCGCGTGGCGGCAGCAGGTACCAGCAACGAAAGACTGGACTATTCATTTACCGACTACCAGATTTCTGCAGTAAAAAATTATTACCGGCTACGTCAGGTTGATTACGACGGGCAGTTTAATTACAGCGACGTAGTAGAACTCTCCCTCAATGCAGCAAACATAAAACCAGAGATTCACATCTGGCCCAATCCAGCGAAAACGATGGTTCACTTCACAGCCAAAGGATTTTCCGAAAAAGGCGGACAGGCAACGGCGATCAGCATTACCGGCCAGCAGATATGGAAAGGAACAATCAGTGCCGGCGCAGAGCAGGAGCTTGATGTATCTTCGTGGCCACGTGGCACATATTATTTTACCATTACAGACGGCACCAATCAAGCCAGGCAGACATTGGTAGTAGAATAA
- a CDS encoding type II toxin-antitoxin system RelE/ParE family toxin yields MSYKIDTIAPFRKEAKKLIKKYPSLKKELAELGNLLSNAPTSGTSLGNNCYKLRLSIASKGKGKSGGARVITHFYVAGDTVFLLSIYDKSDQENISDSQIMALLKFIQ; encoded by the coding sequence GTGAGCTATAAGATCGATACGATTGCCCCTTTTCGAAAAGAGGCAAAAAAGCTCATCAAAAAATATCCTTCCCTGAAAAAGGAACTCGCGGAACTTGGCAATCTACTTTCGAACGCCCCCACTTCCGGTACATCTCTTGGTAATAACTGCTACAAGTTACGCTTGTCCATTGCTTCAAAGGGCAAGGGGAAATCAGGCGGAGCAAGGGTCATTACACATTTCTACGTAGCCGGGGATACGGTTTTTCTCCTCTCTATTTACGACAAGTCTGACCAGGAAAATATTTCTGACAGCCAGATCATGGCTCTCCTGAAGTTCATTCAGTAA